In the genome of Naumovozyma dairenensis CBS 421 chromosome 7, complete genome, the window TAATGTATCAGCTTTTCgttcttctttctcttcttcttcatcatcaacttcCTCTTCACCTATATCTTCAATGTAGTAAAAAAAGGGTTCTAATATAAGCAttgttttccaaaataaatCAGTACCACAATTAGCAAATAGGACTCTGACTAAGTGAGGTAAGTATACCTGTTCAATATATCCTTCAGCATAATCTAGAAATTCTTCTAGTTGATAACCTTGTTCATCAGCCAGTGCAGTAGAGTAGAATTCCGACAACAATGTCAATTCATTGTTAATGGGTCTTAGGAATATCATGGCAAGCATGTNNTTTAACAACTCTTCGGCCTTTTGGACTCTTTCTGGATCCAAATTCTTAGTAATAGAAAATTTGTGGCTCAGTCTTTTATTATGGAGTCTTTTAgggttattattatttttattatcaatcTTGCCATTAATACCGATATTATCGCTTAAGTGAAATTTACATCTATCACTTGGTGTTAGAAGACGGCTTTCTTCAGTCTCAGCtatcaatttattatattcattatattcattatataaagaTATGATCTTCATCATTGGATTGTATAATTCTTTGTATACTTTAACTTCTGACTGTGGAACAATAACTTTTTCCAAATAGTGATTGATTAAACCTTCCATGAAATTTGCCCAGATAGATGATAATATGTAATTTTCATCAGATTTAGATCCAGAAAGTTCATTATCGATATTTTCACGCATGATTTGTCCAATCAATGTTGAGCttttcaaacaattgaGGAATTCATATTGGTTTTCCTTAGTACCATTATCTTCGGGGATATTAGCAGTAAAGTCCAACGGCAATAGCATTTCTTTCTCTCCCCTATATATTATGTTCCCGAACACTCTTACCTTCATCCTCTCCTCTTCATTTGAGCCTAATCTGTAATCGGAATCACCTCTTTGGATAATGTTACCAGTAAAAGAACAATTGCTCTTTATCCATGGATTCAACTGcttgatatatttatcattagtCTTATTAACTTCATggtttattttcttatGAATACAATCAATGAACTTCATAATGAAACTACCTTTTTTGGATCCATATTCCATCTCCAAATACTCTTTCGaggtaatatatttatatctgGCCCCTAAAAATACTAGGTCCTCCATAGAATTGAAACTGGGATCGACATTACGAGGAGCCATCCTCGTTCTACGTCTTCTTTCccttcttttatttttatttgttgtcACGTTTCTGTCCCTCTCTACGACGGCATTTTAGGGAATTGTTCACTTTGTCCTTCATTGTTAATAGATATTGTGATACCAAAGCGTTTCCATTCTCTTTCCATTGCTTAGCAAGGCATTGGCAGATCAATGTGGCCTTGGTGACTGTTGGTAATATGTCTTAAAAGAGATACGTGACGTGACTATTTTGCAGTTCCATGTTGTGTCGGCAGCGGCTCCTCAAACTTTTGTCAAATTTGGTGATAATTCATTCCTTCGCGTCACTGTCacatttgttgttgttctgtATATACTTCAAAGTATATGCAATCAAACTTATATAGTAATCAATAGGTAATTGGCAATGTAAGAccaatatttgattttaaatCATGGAAATTTATACTTGTATGTAAGTCCATATTTTATGTCTGTATCTTCTATAAAAAGCAGTCAGATCGATGgtgtatattattattatataatgttccaaaaaaattcatcaaacCCTCATTCATAAAGGAGCAAGACGTCTTATACTTGTGAAAAACTTGGATTTAGATCCACTTTTCTCCATAACTGATTCTTGATATGATTCATTATGAtccatatttttatcatcCAATAAGATTTCAGGTGATAGTCTAAAATCTTTAACTACCTTCTCTTCGACATCAGATATATCCATTAATCCATAAACAGAAAGCATAATTAACCCTAGGACACCACAAAGACATGAAAATACCATTGCAATAATCCCCTTCTTGGTGAATCCATCAGGAATTGCCTTTGGTTGAACcaattcatctttcaaatttagGAAATCTACGGAATCACCAGCTGCATTACCACTAACTGGGATGTTCTTATTTTTACAGACATTAAGTTCATTAGCCGTAAAATTTTGGGATTCTACTGCTTGAATATTTTCTGGATCCTCAATTAAAACTATAGCTAATCCTTGAATTAAATGCCACTCGATGTGACAATGGAAAAACCAAACACCAGGATTATCAGCTTTGAAACGAATGACGAATGAACTTTGTGgattcaaatatattgtaTCTCTCATCATAGGATAATCTGGATAAGGCGTGTGGTCTGTTAAGTCAAATGGATGAACTGTCTCACCATCGTCTGCTTCATATGGTCGATCTCTTGAAATTGTTTGGAAAACATGGCCATGTAAATGGAAGGGATGTTTACCCGTATCATAATTAttaacaacaatatcaacaatttcatctttcttAAGAACAAAGGAATTAGTATTGGTACCATATACTAATGCATTAGTGGAATCATTACCAGATGTTAGGACAGAAATTAAAGCAGGAACTTTAGGAGTAACATatgtaatattattgaagaaggcATAATTAATACCgttaattaaattatccATTTTAACATCCAATGTAATTCTATAATCAGGTTCATCAAATAGTTCAACTTTCTCATAGGGGACTAAATAGAAATCATCTAAATATTCATCTAATGAATCGAcaaaattttcatcagGAAGAGGAGCACTTGAATTATAAACCATATATGAAGTTGAATTTAGTTCTAAATGTTTTGGGATCAAATCTAACATGGtatcatcaaatttttgCATAATGGCAAAATTTTTGGAAGTGTCATTTTTAGTATGGATCAAAACAGAATACCTTTGAGCAACAGTAAGATATAACATATttgttgtatttttttcagtATAAACACCATCTACTTCTACGACAGTCATATCATGATCTTCGATCCAAAAGTATTGTGAAACAAACCCACCGATGTTGACAATTCTTAACAAATAAGTGGTATCAGGTTGAACATTCCATGTTAAATTCcttgtattatttaaaattaaattttgtgGAATTGGTTCAGCACCAGTTGGATTATAAAGGTTCATAAAATCAGCAGTCAATAGGTCAACAGTTCTATCATACCAGTCACCAATCCCCAAGGGAACATCATAATCATACTCATATGGGAAGTTAACGTTATCTTCAccatcttcaataataagCATTCCTCTAAATCCATCTTCATATTGACCAGCTGTGTGACTATGATACCAATAAGTCCCTACATTATCCTCCACTGTGAAATTATAAAGGTATGTATCACCGGGACCAATTGGACATTGTGTCAAGAATGGGACACCATccattttattattatccttTTGGAAAAGTCCATGGAAATGTAATGATGTATCTGAATCATTAAACCCATTTGTAAGATATACTTGAATTCTATCACCTTTAGTGACGCGAATATCGGGCCATGGCCATTGACCATTACATGTTATTACGGGACGATTTAATACACCATCTACATTTTGATAATCCCAACCTGTGGTCCAATTGAAGGTATGTGTCTTTGCTAGAGCAGATGTTGCTACTATGGGAAGTAGTGTAATAATGTAACTTATCAACATCATTTTCccatataattttatttcttcttgttttaaTATTACGTAAAAGAATACTTCACCAGAGcaataaaagaaaaaaaaaaaaaaaaaaaaacggAAATCAAGCTtaaggaaaaataatacaggCCATTTAAATAAGTATCTCCtatctttttttccatAGAGGCCACTTACATTTTGTACAAGGTGCACTTAGTTGAAGCATGAAGCTACGGTCGAATATGGTTATAGATTAGTCTTTCCTAGTTGCACCTAGCTGTTCTCTTACCATGACTCCtggttttttatttttaattcttACGACAATCAATCAAGTAGTAGTTCacatacgtacgtacgaATAAAAACATGTTATTGCCTTAATTGAGGATTATAGTTGGGTTGGTTGAAGGAACCACGGATATAATGCATACAGGTTATGAGAATTACACCTTGTTTTGTTGGcagtttatttttttcattatccTTTGCCTGATATGATATGCTATGAtatgaaatgaaatgaaatcaaatgGTGTGTCGTTTCAGGAAGGTCCGTCCGCCCATATGTACGGTAGCCTCACTCTCTCACTCTCTCTCACTTAaggaaactgaaaaatCAGGTGCGATTTTATATGCGGCTTCCCTCTCTCTGTAATTATCTACCGTACGTACCCGTATTTCTAACTCCGGTACATAATACATAATCACCTAATTACGATtatgaaaaaaagaagggAAAGCTAACGGAGTTATTGCTTGTGGTTATTAATCTCTCTTCTGTTTATGAACCAATGCTACCAAACGTTATAAACAGGTGTTTGGTTGGTTTTCATTTGATGTCGTCCTTGATTGAATTTTCTATTgcatacgtacgtacgtacgtacgcACGTAGGGATTGAGAAGGAAGTTGTTGGGACTAAACAGGGTTTGTTGTTCAAGTTTTTACAGAGAAGGACTTCAAAGCCCAATCATAAGCATACGGCTCCTTCGGTTCGTTTGTTGTTCTTCtcattcattatattaatTCACGGTATGTTTTTTGGTATGTACATATACAACCTTTCTTGAATTGGTGTTTGGGTGTTGAAATGACTATGTTCAACGTTTTGCTCaattacaatatatttttgagTACGTACGTTGGGCAATTTTGTTATCTGATGGGACACTACTAGAATCACAGGGCAGTCAATTGCTTCTTGTATTCTGGAGTAACTAGTTTGATGGTTTTGGAGTTGTTGTTTTATAAGATGAGGATTGTCATTGTCGTTGTATTAACCAGGTAGTGTGATACTTACTAActgatatatatatatataacggATTAGTTGACAGATTGCTTGATCTATGCTTTCTTCCTCTCTGGtctttaatatttctcaTACAATTAGAAGAGTTAAAAGTTTATTTAGTGGTATACTATAATGTGATGTCAcataaaattatatgtGTCGCCCCGCTTGTTGTTGCTTAATTGAGACATTATGTTTAGAAAATGCCACGCTGTTTAGCCGTATCAGACAAGAACACGGCTGCGGCAGCTGCGGGTTGTTCTGGTAGGAAAGGGATGACAATAGCGTGGCATTCCTCAAAATGTGTCAGTTCATCATTTTAAAAgaccatatatatatatatatatactatagGGAAGAAATGAGGGGGATTCTATCAATTCTCTGACATATTTATAGTGTAGTTCATAATACCATTTTGCTTAACCCTTACTACTACAGAGAAAAACTGTAAATAATAGATTCGAAACCTCAAAGGATTCCATCTTTTTGCAGAAATATCTTGTTATCACGTTAGCGGGTtcaataaaacaaaattctATCTTAAGCTCCCTTCTTTTTAaggtaatattattttaggaaaagaaagtagaaagaattcaagaaaaagCTATTACAATAAGAAATCacataattaattatagaATCCACCCTAACACAAACGCACAAGTCACgtcaataaataatggtCACAATTGCCAAAGAACAACAGCATAGTAGTAGTTTCATCGTGGACTTCTTAATGGGTGGTGTCTCAGCAGCCATTGCTAAGACAGGTGCAGCCCCCATTGAAAGagtgaaaatattgatgCAAAACCAAAGTGAAATGTTAAAACAAGGTTCATTAGATACTCCATACTTGGGTATAGTGGATTGTTTCAAGAAAACAGCTAGTCATGAAGGTATCATATCGTTTTGGAGAGGTAATACTGCAAATGTTCTTAGATATTTCCCCACTCAAGCTTTGAATTTTGCCTTCAAAGATAAAATTAAGGCAATGTTTGGTTATACTAAGGAGAAAGATGGGTATAGGAAATGGTTTGTAGGGAATATAGTATCTGGTGGGTCTGCTGGTGGGTTATCCTTATTATTTGTCTATTCTTTAGATTATGCAAGAACAAGATTGGCGGCAGATGCtaaatcaaagaaaagtGGAATGCCAAGAAAGTTTAATGGTATATTGGACGTTTATAAAAAGACTTTAAACTCTGATGGTATCCTGGGGTTATATAGAGGATTCTTACCTTCTGTTTGTGGAATCATGGTTTATCGTGGTCTATATTTTGGGCTTTATGACTCTTTAAAACCGGTCCTTTTAACTGGCGtattagaaaattcatTCTTAGCATCATTCTTATTGGGTTGGGCAGTCACCATTACCGCTTCAACAACTTCTTACCCATTAGATACagttagaagaagaatgatgatgacCTCTGGCCAAGCAATCAAATATAAAGGTGCATTAGattgtttcaaaaagaTCATTGCTGAAGAAGGtgtttattctttatttaaagGATGTGGAGCCAATATCTTTAGAGGTGTCGCCGCAGCGGGGGTCATTTCATTGTATGACCAATTACAGTTATTACTATTTGGTAAGAAGTTTAAGTAAACATTTAACATTAATTTTTACATAtttgttatatataatattcatttttttgcAAAATGCTTCAtctttgtattattattattatttataaagtTTTTGTCTTCTACTGTAACCCTTTCCTCGTCATTAATTTGTGACCGAGTTTTTAATTCATAACATAAATTGTGAAAATTACTATCTATGTGTTTGTGGCCTTTCGAGAAGTTGATGCAAGAAAGATcaaacaagaacaaatcTCTAAGAAACTAACAATTCTGATTTTTTACTGACTTGGCTTCTACGATAGGAGGGACATGACATCTATTGAAAGGTTAATCTCTGAACCACCGCTCCTTATCGAACCCTCATTATCACATCTAAGATACCTTATTTTATCAGATGGGCTACCAACATCAAATGACAAGAAAACACAGAGATTAAGATCCTATGTATGGTCCATTCTTTCAAGGACCTCTATGGAAGGCTCTACTcagaaatatttatattatttaagtTTAGGTCTCCCGAATTCCAAAATCACTCAAAAGATATTAGATGATACTTTTAGAACTTTCTCAactgatgaaaaatttacagCAGAAGTGAAAGAAGATGTATTGATACGATGTTTATCATGTTTCGCTTGGCAAACAGAGGAATACAGTCATCAATTGGGGGAAAAACTTAGACGATCAGGAAAGAGTAATCAGAAAGTGGGACGAGGAAGAAATGACATTGGTCCAGAtaatgacgatgatgaagacAAACAAGAGAAGGAAGTGAGGATCCATGATGACACATATATTCATGAAATTAGTCCATATCTTCAAGGAATGAACATTATACTGGCACCTTTATTATATGCTTGTCCTACAGAACCGATCGCCTTCAAATTATTCTCAACAATGTGTTATGACCTTTTTCCAGCCTACATCACTAAAAATATGAAAGGTAGCCAAAATGGAGCTAAGCTATTAGATTTATGTTTGGAGATTATTGACCCAAAATTAAGCGGATTATTACATGGTCATTTACTTAATGCACAGACATACGCTTACTCGAAAATTCTAACATTTTCCAGTAGTACAAAGCCATTGGATCAAGTTATAAAATTATGGGATTTTATGTTTGCTTACGGGTTCcatatgaatattttacTAATAATCGCAATgtttgaaagaaataggtcattgataatgaaatcaGAATCACCGTTAAGTTTAATACTAAACGGTTTACCTGATATTGATGCagatgaaattattagCTTAGCAGTCGGTTTTATAGCAAAAATACCAACAGATATCTATGAATTATTAGTAGAACATTTAGTCAACTCTGATATCATTATACCATGAAAGTCTCTAAACCTTAACTTTTATGCTGTCGACATATTGCTCAATGCCCGTATCCTGGGTACAGTATCACCGTTGCTGTATATTGACAGCATTTACAAACACAATCAGCACTAAGGTAGTCATCCaatcatctttatctttagcattattaatttgttATGCTCCAGAAAAAGAAGCACAAATATACACAGCTCGTTTTATTGCAAGAAATAATCATTGCAGTTCATGTTCATGAATAGATAAATCAAAGCAATTACAATCTCTTACACGCATCAAAAATTTATCTGTTGTTCATCATACCTTCGCTTCTACGGTATTATATCATCTCTAATTGAGAAATACTAAATAAGTCTATTATCTTACCTCCACAAACGCTTGTAAATGCTAAATGCATATAGCTCTGTGGTTCATGAATTATACTATGCCGTTTATGAAAGTACATCGGAATTTACGGTATCGTTTCATGAAAGATAGTAGAAACGTCACTTTGGTAGGCTGACAAAGGCCTAGTTTTTATAAAACGTACACATGGTTGCTCAACGGTAAGTAATctaaataatgaatttttataaattttttatagCCTATACAATTGAACCAATTTATACCTCTATAAAACAAAGTCTCTTTTACCTTTTCTCTATGGGTCCAGTCCTTAAGAAACGATTAAATGTTTACTCGATGAgattatcaaatgaaaatggtTCATAAGGATAACCTTCACCTTCGAAAAACTTTGACATCGCTTCAACCCAATGTAAACGTAAAGCATGTAACATGGCAGATGTACCTTCCATAAAAACTAAAATACAAACTGATAAAACAAACCACATACCgaataagaaaataactTTAATAACAGATAAGGTTGAAcctgaattattagaagagAATGAAATACCAATGGTCATATCCCATAAGACTGAAGATAGTTGAGCATGAGCTAATGATAGCGCCCATAAACGTAAATATGAGGCGGTATGAGAAATACAATTCAAACAAAATTCGATTGTATGTATAACTTGATGAATCATTACGTCGCCAAAGTCAAAggcttcttcttcctcattatcatcatcagctaTGGTATCATCACCGTAATCAGTTATCGTCATGTTGCTGTTGTTAATGTTACTGCTGTCTAAAGTTGGATCTTgtatttcaatatttaaCATGGGAGGATTATCAGCGTTAGAACTTTGTAGGCGTCGGTAGCctttattttgtttccttAACGTTAATGGTTTATATAACAATAACCATGGAACACAAACCAAGGCAgcaattaataatattgattgAAGGACAGCCTGACCACGATATAATGGCTCATCTATTGTTCCTGGTGATAGAAACATGTTGATAAGCATATTTAACAAACCTGGAGCAGGTTTCCCATCTTTTATCCAATCTTTTGACCACTTGTATACAATTGCCCAAGATAAATAACCAAAGATGGATTGCATAAAGATTAAACCTGGAATAAAATTACCAATTATGTCCACCCTTGAGTTTTTATATCTGAAATTAATATATGCAAAGGCATATGAGTAAGTCATATGAATGAACCCCATCAATATAGATAATTTCATCTTGTAAGAATTCATGAATAGTAAACCATTTTCAGCTCCATGCCAAGCATAATCGATACCAAACGAATATACACCAACTTTCCCAGCTTCGATTGAATCTCCTTTTTTGAAAGTAGATGGCCACTCCCAACCggatttgaaaaatgtcaTTGGTCTAGAGAATATATCATTGTATATTATCCCTGTGTATATGGAAAATGCACCCATCAAACAAATCATATATCTACCACTATAAACCATATCCAgaatttcatctttttgCATAGCctcaaattttttttcatttaatataaaatacAAGGCAATTAACAAGACAATCATACCGTGACCGGCATCACCAAACATAATAGCAAACATAAACGGGAAAGTAACAATGGTAGCTAACCCTGGATTCACTTCTTTGTAAGTAGCTGTAGCATACGCGTCGACAATAGATTGGAATGCCTGCGTGAATTTATTAGTTCTATGGAATGTTGGAGGATTCTTATTGGtatgaattatatttacTACTGTACCGTATTCGGAACCAAGCGATTCACTATGGTCCTTTAATGAGTCAGATAGTTCATCTACATCAGAAGATGGAATCCAACCTTCGGCAAGTAATCCTTGTACTTCTtgtttaaataaatttaatgttgcatgaatatatttttctcttttcacTACAGCATTCCATGTTGGTAATTGATCATTAACCACTAGTAATTCTGTATGGAGCGTTTGTTCGGTAGTGTGAACTACTTGTTGAATATCCGATATTTCAGagttcaatttttcaacagCATCATGTGGACGACGTTCTAAGGTAACAACTTTCCCATCGAGTGACTCAATTACACGTTTAACTTTGCTTAGTAATAAGTCACCATGTGTAAACACTATAAAACTATCTTTCTCtactttttctttgccTTCTAATAATGGGATATCAATAGGGAAGTTTTG includes:
- the NDAI0G04640 gene encoding uncharacterized protein (similar to Saccharomyces cerevisiae YKL075C; ancestral locus Anc_2.623), translating into MAPRNVDPSFNSMEDLVFLGARYKYITSKEYLEMEYGSKKGSFIMKFIDCIHKKINHEVNKTNDKYIKQLNPWIKSNCSFTGNIIQRGDSDYRLGSNEEERMKVRVFGNIIYRGEKEMLLPLDFTANIPEDNGTKENQYEFLNCLKSSTLIGQIMRENIDNELSGSKSDENYILSSIWANFMEGLINHYLEKVIVPQSEVKVYKELYNPMMKIISLYNEYNEYNKLIAETEESRLLTPSDRCKFHLSDNIGINGKIDNKNNNNPKRLHNKRLSHKFSITKNLDPERVQKAEELLXXMLAMIFLRPINNELTLLSEFYSTALADEQGYQLEEFLDYAEGYIEQVYLPHLVRVLFANCGTDLFWKTMLILEPFFYYIEDIGEEEVDDEEEEKEERKADTLLRGESHRTTSNDNIRYCIDPRVTTFEKICGGAAGQH
- the FET3 gene encoding ferroxidase FET3 (similar to Saccharomyces cerevisiae FET3 (YMR058W); ancestral locus Anc_2.622), with protein sequence MMLISYIITLLPIVATSALAKTHTFNWTTGWDYQNVDGVLNRPVITCNGQWPWPDIRVTKGDRIQVYLTNGFNDSDTSLHFHGLFQKDNNKMDGVPFLTQCPIGPGDTYLYNFTVEDNVGTYWYHSHTAGQYEDGFRGMLIIEDGEDNVNFPYEYDYDVPLGIGDWYDRTVDLLTADFMNLYNPTGAEPIPQNLILNNTRNLTWNVQPDTTYLLRIVNIGGFVSQYFWIEDHDMTVVEVDGVYTEKNTTNMLYLTVAQRYSVLIHTKNDTSKNFAIMQKFDDTMLDLIPKHLELNSTSYMVYNSSAPLPDENFVDSLDEYLDDFYLVPYEKVELFDEPDYRITLDVKMDNLINGINYAFFNNITYVTPKVPALISVLTSGNDSTNALVYGTNTNSFVLKKDEIVDIVVNNYDTGKHPFHLHGHVFQTISRDRPYEADDGETVHPFDLTDHTPYPDYPMMRDTIYLNPQSSFVIRFKADNPGVWFFHCHIEWHLIQGLAIVLIEDPENIQAVESQNFTANELNVCKNKNIPVSGNAAGDSVDFLNLKDELVQPKAIPDGFTKKGIIAMVFSCLCGVLGLIMLSVYGLMDISDVEEKVVKDFRLSPEILLDDKNMDHNESYQESVMEKSGSKSKFFTSIRRLAPL
- the AAC1 gene encoding ADP/ATP carrier protein AAC1 (similar to Saccharomyces cerevisiae AAC1 (YMR056C); ancestral locus Anc_2.621): MVTIAKEQQHSSSFIVDFLMGGVSAAIAKTGAAPIERVKILMQNQSEMLKQGSLDTPYLGIVDCFKKTASHEGIISFWRGNTANVLRYFPTQALNFAFKDKIKAMFGYTKEKDGYRKWFVGNIVSGGSAGGLSLLFVYSLDYARTRLAADAKSKKSGMPRKFNGILDVYKKTLNSDGILGLYRGFLPSVCGIMVYRGLYFGLYDSLKPVLLTGVLENSFLASFLLGWAVTITASTTSYPLDTVRRRMMMTSGQAIKYKGALDCFKKIIAEEGVYSLFKGCGANIFRGVAAAGVISLYDQLQLLLFGKKFK
- the BUB2 gene encoding Bub2p (similar to Saccharomyces cerevisiae BUB2 (YMR055C); ancestral locus Anc_2.620); this encodes MTSIERLISEPPLLIEPSLSHLRYLILSDGLPTSNDKKTQRLRSYVWSILSRTSMEGSTQKYLYYLSLGLPNSKITQKILDDTFRTFSTDEKFTAEVKEDVLIRCLSCFAWQTEEYSHQLGEKLRRSGKSNQKVGRGRNDIGPDNDDDEDKQEKEVRIHDDTYIHEISPYLQGMNIILAPLLYACPTEPIAFKLFSTMCYDLFPAYITKNMKGSQNGAKLLDLCLEIIDPKLSGLLHGHLLNAQTYAYSKILTFSSSTKPLDQVIKLWDFMFAYGFHMNILLIIAMFERNRSLIMKSESPLSLILNGLPDIDADEIISLAVGFIAKIPTDIYELLVEHLVNSDIIIP
- the STV1 gene encoding H(+)-transporting V0 sector ATPase subunit a (similar to Saccharomyces cerevisiae STV1 (YMR054W); ancestral locus Anc_2.617) yields the protein MTYVQLYIPLEISRETVCLLGNLGNIMFRDLNKDLTDFQRSYVSQLRKFDDVERLLNYLKETADKHSDATWKYILHVDEQGNDIISPSLTTVVQSLGSYSQDSINNLIGDVTGSETRVRQLDDSLNGLKEKLNGLIENRCVIIQCSKYLERNPNTIGRSTSDSNSTANANENDFIFSDEEVDAVSNTLSDTFSFDDDDNNNNDTNNDNNSGQAPMNARLTTDETTSFEEFGFLETGYHHRYMIAGSINRTKVELLNRILWRLLRGNLFFQNFPIDIPLLEGKEKVEKDSFIVFTHGDLLLSKVKRVIESLDGKVVTLERRPHDAVEKLNSEISDIQQVVHTTEQTLHTELLVVNDQLPTWNAVVKREKYIHATLNLFKQEVQGLLAEGWIPSSDVDELSDSLKDHSESLGSEYGTVVNIIHTNKNPPTFHRTNKFTQAFQSIVDAYATATYKEVNPGLATIVTFPFMFAIMFGDAGHGMIVLLIALYFILNEKKFEAMQKDEILDMVYSGRYMICLMGAFSIYTGIIYNDIFSRPMTFFKSGWEWPSTFKKGDSIEAGKVGVYSFGIDYAWHGAENGLLFMNSYKMKLSILMGFIHMTYSYAFAYINFRYKNSRVDIIGNFIPGLIFMQSIFGYLSWAIVYKWSKDWIKDGKPAPGLLNMLINMFLSPGTIDEPLYRGQAVLQSILLIAALVCVPWLLLYKPLTLRKQNKGYRRLQSSNADNPPMLNIEIQDPTLDSSNINNSNMTITDYGDDTIADDDNEEEEAFDFGDVMIHQVIHTIEFCLNCISHTASYLRLWALSLAHAQLSSVLWDMTIGISFSSNNSGSTLSVIKVIFLFGMWFVLSVCILVFMEGTSAMLHALRLHWVEAMSKFFEGEGYPYEPFSFDNLIE